The Xanthomonas fragariae genome has a segment encoding these proteins:
- the cysQ gene encoding 3'(2'),5'-bisphosphate nucleotidase CysQ codes for MIRIPMELREAVIAIARDAGAAIMEVYAQDFAVEIKADTSPLTQADLAANRVIVDGLRRVAPDVPVLSEESTHVDWEERQSWTTYWLVDPLDGTREFVKRNGEFSVNIALIHMGAPVLGVVQAPVDGRVWYAARGENAFRRDGDRDQMLHTRIPAATPLRVAATRSHRDARTAAALARMGQIDVVAQGSSLKFCRIAEGDLDVYPRFGPTSEWDTAAGQCVLHAAGGVLLASGTGKPFRYNRRDSLLNGEFVALGDPNLPWRDWLA; via the coding sequence ATGATCCGCATCCCGATGGAATTGCGCGAAGCCGTGATCGCCATCGCGCGCGATGCGGGGGCGGCGATCATGGAGGTGTACGCGCAGGACTTCGCAGTAGAGATCAAGGCCGACACCAGCCCGTTGACCCAGGCCGACCTGGCCGCCAATCGCGTCATCGTCGACGGGCTGCGCCGGGTCGCCCCGGACGTGCCGGTGTTGTCGGAAGAATCCACACACGTGGACTGGGAAGAGCGACAGTCCTGGACCACTTATTGGTTGGTCGATCCGCTCGACGGCACGCGCGAATTCGTCAAGCGCAACGGCGAGTTCAGCGTCAACATCGCACTCATCCATATGGGCGCGCCGGTGCTAGGTGTGGTGCAGGCGCCGGTCGATGGGCGTGTCTGGTATGCCGCACGTGGCGAGAACGCCTTCCGTCGCGATGGCGACCGCGACCAGATGCTGCACACGCGCATTCCCGCGGCTACACCGTTGCGGGTTGCGGCCACCCGGTCGCACCGCGACGCGCGCACCGCCGCCGCGCTCGCGCGCATGGGCCAGATCGATGTGGTTGCGCAAGGGTCGTCGTTGAAGTTCTGCCGCATCGCCGAAGGCGACCTGGATGTCTACCCGCGCTTTGGTCCCACCTCCGAGTGGGACACCGCTGCCGGCCAATGCGTGTTGCATGCTGCCGGTGGCGTGTTGTTGGCCAGCGGCACCGGCAAGCCGTTTCGCTACAACCGCCGCGACAGCTTGCTCAATGGCGAGTTCGTTGCGTTGGGCGATCCCAATCTGCCGTGGCGCGATTGGCTTGCGTGA
- the nudE gene encoding ADP compounds hydrolase NudE codes for MSPRLPTIHKITDLGDGPFRRQQLDLEFSNGQRRLYERQLSQGHGAVVVAPMLDAQTVLLVREYAAGVHRYELGLVKGRIDAGETPEQAADRELKEEAGYGARQVQVLRAMTLAPTYMSHQSWLVLARDLYPERLMGDEPEEMEVVPWPIARLDELMLREDFSEGRSLAALFIAREWLERHP; via the coding sequence ATGAGCCCGCGCCTGCCGACCATCCACAAGATCACCGATCTGGGTGACGGCCCGTTCCGTCGACAGCAACTGGATCTGGAATTTTCCAATGGGCAGCGCCGTTTGTACGAACGCCAACTCAGCCAGGGCCACGGCGCCGTGGTGGTGGCGCCAATGCTCGACGCGCAGACCGTGCTGCTGGTGCGCGAGTACGCGGCCGGCGTGCATCGCTACGAGCTGGGCCTGGTCAAAGGCCGCATCGATGCCGGCGAGACGCCGGAGCAGGCGGCCGACCGCGAGCTCAAAGAAGAAGCCGGCTACGGCGCACGTCAGGTGCAGGTACTGCGCGCGATGACGCTCGCTCCTACATACATGAGTCACCAATCCTGGTTGGTACTGGCACGCGATCTCTATCCCGAGCGCCTGATGGGCGATGAGCCGGAAGAGATGGAAGTGGTGCCCTGGCCGATCGCACGTCTGGACGAATTGATGCTACGCGAAGATTTTTCCGAAGGCCGCTCGCTGGCCGCCTTGTTCATTGCGCGCGAGTGGCTGGAGCGCCATCCATGA
- a CDS encoding 16S rRNA (uracil(1498)-N(3))-methyltransferase, giving the protein MRLTRSHVALPLHCDQEVTLPEESANHLLRVLRLRQGDACILFNGDGSDYHARITVAGKREARAMVERAEPLANESPLRITLLQGIARGEKMDLVLQKATELGVAAIVPVNAERTEVKLDPARMEKRVAHWRSVVVSACEQSGRARVPHLAAPLGLLEAAQASDPRELRLTLDPQGEHRLSTLPASIQQSVIVAIGPEGGWSPRDRTILGAAGFSGLRLGPRILRTETAGLAAVAALQSRLGDL; this is encoded by the coding sequence ATGCGCCTGACCCGCTCCCATGTTGCGCTGCCGCTGCACTGCGATCAGGAAGTCACGCTGCCCGAGGAATCGGCCAATCATCTGTTGCGCGTGTTGCGACTGCGCCAGGGCGATGCGTGCATCCTGTTCAACGGCGATGGCAGCGATTACCACGCACGCATCACCGTGGCCGGCAAGCGTGAGGCACGCGCGATGGTGGAACGTGCCGAGCCGCTGGCGAACGAATCGCCACTGCGGATCACCTTGCTCCAGGGCATCGCACGCGGCGAGAAGATGGATCTGGTTTTGCAGAAGGCCACCGAGTTGGGCGTTGCGGCGATCGTGCCGGTCAACGCCGAGCGCACCGAGGTCAAGCTCGATCCGGCACGCATGGAAAAACGCGTTGCGCATTGGCGCAGCGTGGTGGTGTCGGCGTGCGAACAATCCGGGCGCGCACGCGTTCCGCATCTGGCTGCGCCACTCGGCCTGCTGGAAGCCGCGCAGGCAAGCGATCCGCGCGAACTAAGGTTGACGTTGGACCCGCAGGGCGAGCATCGCCTGAGCACGCTGCCGGCAAGCATCCAACAGAGTGTGATCGTGGCGATCGGGCCGGAAGGCGGCTGGTCGCCACGCGATCGCACGATTCTCGGCGCGGCTGGTTTCAGCGGTCTGCGATTGGGCCCACGCATTTTGCGCACAGAAACCGCAGGGCTGGCAGCGGTTGCAGCGCTGCAGTCGCGGCTTGGGGATCTTTAA
- a CDS encoding EAL domain-containing protein yields the protein MPTLPVCNACRDGQDFPTAITMAFQPIVDVSTRSIYASEALVRGVNGESAGSILAAVDERNRYAFDQACRVKAIECAAQIALPTLLSINFMPNAVYNPEHCLRATLSATEQYCWPLDAIIFEVSEQERLADPAHLLSILRTYRAHGMKTAIDDFGAGYSGLGLLADFQPDLLKLDMALIRGINTDRSRQAIVCHVTRMCEELGIAVIAEGIEHPDQCRTLRDMGIGLQQGYLFAHPQIGALPQVHWPE from the coding sequence ATGCCAACGCTTCCCGTCTGCAACGCCTGCCGCGATGGCCAGGATTTTCCCACCGCGATCACGATGGCCTTTCAGCCGATCGTCGATGTGTCCACCCGTAGCATCTATGCCAGCGAAGCACTGGTGCGCGGGGTCAATGGCGAATCGGCCGGCAGCATTCTGGCCGCCGTCGATGAGCGCAACCGTTACGCCTTCGACCAAGCCTGCCGCGTCAAGGCGATCGAATGCGCAGCGCAGATCGCGCTTCCGACATTGCTATCGATCAACTTCATGCCCAACGCGGTCTACAACCCCGAGCACTGCCTGCGCGCCACGCTCTCGGCCACCGAACAATACTGCTGGCCGCTGGACGCCATCATCTTTGAGGTCAGCGAGCAGGAACGCTTAGCCGACCCGGCACATCTGCTCTCGATCCTGCGCACCTATCGGGCGCACGGGATGAAAACCGCCATCGACGATTTCGGCGCCGGCTACTCGGGGCTCGGCCTGCTGGCCGATTTCCAACCGGACCTGCTCAAACTGGACATGGCCCTGATCCGCGGCATCAACACCGACCGCAGCCGCCAAGCCATCGTCTGCCACGTCACCCGCATGTGCGAAGAACTCGGCATCGCGGTGATCGCCGAAGGCATCGAACACCCTGACCAATGCCGCACCCTGCGCGACATGGGCATCGGCCTGCAACAAGGCTACCTGTTCGCCCACCCGCAAATCGGCGCGCTGCCGCAGGTGCATTGGCCGGAGTGA
- the mazG gene encoding nucleoside triphosphate pyrophosphohydrolase: protein MPQTPPTGNIQHLLQLMARLRDREHGCPWDVEQTFASIAPYTIEEAYEVADAIDRNDLPGLRDELGDLLLQVVFHAQMATEQGAFGFADVVAALSDKLVRRHPHVFAEQQAEDAQAVRANWEQIKRDERRAAGNQDDSALAGIARGLPEWQRSTKLQSRAARVGFDWPGPVPVLEKLQEEIEELRVEFARGPVADNQARLEDELGDVLFVCANLARHAKVDVGAALRHANLKFERRFRAMEVQAHAMGTTLAALSLSEQEALWQQVKRGERGGDVSALDKPALHAPSSDEPAVGEQAPDNPDVHQADFDKPRSNTPSSNTPRHA from the coding sequence ATGCCTCAGACCCCGCCGACCGGTAACATCCAGCACCTGCTGCAGCTGATGGCGCGCCTGCGCGATCGTGAGCACGGCTGTCCTTGGGATGTGGAGCAGACCTTCGCCAGCATCGCGCCGTATACGATCGAAGAAGCATACGAAGTTGCCGATGCGATCGACCGCAACGACCTGCCGGGTCTGCGCGACGAATTGGGCGACCTGCTGCTGCAAGTGGTCTTCCACGCACAGATGGCTACCGAGCAGGGCGCCTTCGGGTTTGCCGACGTGGTTGCCGCACTCAGCGACAAGCTGGTGCGCCGCCATCCGCACGTATTCGCCGAGCAACAGGCCGAAGACGCGCAGGCCGTGCGCGCCAACTGGGAGCAGATCAAGCGCGACGAACGCCGCGCCGCCGGCAACCAGGACGACTCCGCACTCGCCGGCATCGCGCGCGGTCTGCCGGAATGGCAGCGCTCCACCAAGCTGCAATCGCGCGCGGCGCGGGTTGGCTTCGACTGGCCGGGCCCTGTGCCGGTGCTGGAAAAACTGCAGGAAGAAATCGAAGAGCTGCGGGTGGAATTCGCACGCGGCCCGGTGGCCGACAATCAGGCCCGGCTGGAGGACGAGCTCGGCGATGTGTTGTTCGTCTGCGCCAACTTGGCGCGGCACGCCAAGGTCGATGTCGGCGCCGCGCTTCGACACGCCAACCTGAAATTCGAACGCCGCTTCCGTGCGATGGAAGTGCAGGCGCACGCTATGGGCACCACGTTGGCAGCGTTGTCGTTGAGTGAGCAGGAAGCGCTATGGCAACAGGTCAAGCGTGGCGAGCGAGGTGGTGACGTATCGGCTCTCGACAAGCCAGCCCTCCACGCGCCTAGTTCCGATGAACCTGCCGTCGGCGAGCAAGCTCCCGACAACCCGGACGTGCATCAGGCAGACTTCGACAAACCACGCTCCAACACGCCAAGCTCCAACACGCCACGCCACGCATGA
- a CDS encoding HD domain-containing protein, with product MTALTERYALAVDYARIAHAGQVRKGTQIPYLSHLLGVSTLVLECGGDEEQAIAGLLHDVVEDCGGGHETSIRAQFGNAVADIVMACTDAAAEDKAEVDNTRSARKRDWRERKLAYLDHLRKTPERALLVSGCDKLYNARTIVQDLENPAVGQDIFNVFTAGREGTLWYYGALEEIFRTRSAATARLFSGVVTHMQALAHTGKQTVPAHALG from the coding sequence ATGACCGCTCTCACCGAACGCTACGCCTTGGCCGTGGACTACGCGCGCATCGCCCATGCCGGGCAGGTGCGCAAGGGCACGCAGATCCCGTATCTGAGCCATTTATTGGGCGTATCGACGCTAGTGCTGGAATGCGGCGGCGACGAAGAACAGGCCATTGCCGGCTTGTTGCACGATGTAGTGGAAGACTGCGGCGGCGGCCATGAGACATCGATCCGCGCGCAGTTCGGCAATGCGGTGGCCGACATCGTGATGGCATGTACCGACGCCGCTGCCGAAGACAAGGCCGAGGTGGACAATACTCGGAGTGCGCGCAAACGCGATTGGCGCGAGCGCAAGCTCGCCTACCTGGACCATCTACGCAAGACGCCGGAGCGTGCATTGCTGGTGTCGGGCTGCGACAAGCTTTACAACGCGCGGACCATCGTGCAGGACCTGGAAAACCCCGCCGTGGGCCAGGACATCTTCAACGTGTTCACCGCCGGGCGTGAGGGCACGCTGTGGTACTACGGCGCGCTGGAAGAGATTTTCCGCACTCGCAGTGCCGCCACCGCACGGTTGTTCAGTGGCGTGGTGACACATATGCAGGCGTTGGCGCACACCGGCAAGCAGACGGTGCCGGCGCACGCGCTGGGATAA
- the bioA gene encoding adenosylmethionine--8-amino-7-oxononanoate transaminase translates to MHRHVHEPEILADHAASQAAEHWRQRDLAVLWHPCTQMREHPHTLPLVPIARGDGAWLVGHDGRRYLDAVGSWWTNLFGHTEPRIGAAIARQAGELEQVMLAGFTHSPAVQLAERLLAIAPRQAGRAPLSKVFYADNGSAGVEVALKMAFHYFHNRGEHRRTRFVALENGYHGETIGALSVGDIPLYRRVYAPLLLESMFAPSPDAYLAEPGQTAEDYALQAADALQAMFERSPGEICALILEPRVQCAGGMRMYHPVYLRRARELCDAHGAFLIADEIATGFGRTGTLFACEQAGVMPDLLCLSKGLTGGFLPLSAVLATQQVYEAFLDDSRERAFLHSHSYTGNPLACAAALATLQIFADDDVVARNQHTAEHMATLAAQIGEHSAVADVRQAGMIVAFELTQGGDKRTPFPATARVGLKAYRAALERGVVLRPLGDVLYWMPPYCVDQTQLALLAATTRHAIEQAVACA, encoded by the coding sequence ATGCATCGACATGTTCATGAACCCGAAATCCTAGCAGACCACGCAGCCTCCCAAGCTGCCGAACATTGGCGGCAACGCGATCTTGCGGTGCTCTGGCACCCCTGCACGCAGATGCGTGAGCACCCGCACACACTTCCGCTGGTGCCGATCGCACGCGGCGACGGTGCGTGGCTGGTCGGTCACGATGGCCGCCGCTATTTGGATGCGGTCGGCAGTTGGTGGACCAACCTGTTTGGCCATACCGAACCGCGCATCGGTGCGGCTATCGCGCGGCAGGCCGGCGAACTGGAGCAGGTGATGCTGGCCGGCTTCACGCACTCGCCGGCAGTGCAGCTGGCCGAGCGGCTGTTGGCGATCGCGCCGCGTCAGGCCGGCCGCGCGCCGTTGTCCAAAGTGTTCTATGCCGACAACGGTTCGGCCGGCGTGGAAGTGGCATTGAAGATGGCCTTCCATTACTTTCACAATCGCGGCGAGCACCGCCGCACGCGCTTCGTCGCGCTGGAAAACGGCTACCACGGCGAGACCATCGGTGCGCTGTCGGTCGGCGACATTCCGTTGTACCGGCGCGTGTATGCGCCGCTGTTGCTGGAATCGATGTTCGCGCCCTCGCCCGACGCCTATCTGGCCGAACCCGGACAGACCGCGGAAGACTACGCGCTGCAAGCGGCCGACGCGCTGCAGGCAATGTTCGAACGATCGCCCGGCGAAATCTGCGCGCTGATTCTGGAGCCGCGCGTGCAATGTGCGGGCGGCATGCGCATGTACCACCCGGTCTATCTGCGCCGCGCGCGCGAATTATGCGATGCGCATGGCGCGTTTTTGATCGCCGACGAGATTGCGACCGGCTTCGGTCGTACCGGCACCTTGTTCGCCTGCGAACAGGCCGGCGTCATGCCCGACCTGTTGTGCTTGTCCAAAGGACTCACCGGCGGCTTCCTGCCGTTGTCGGCGGTACTGGCAACGCAGCAGGTGTACGAGGCTTTCCTCGACGATTCGCGCGAGCGCGCGTTCCTGCATTCGCATAGCTACACCGGCAATCCGCTGGCGTGTGCGGCCGCATTGGCGACCTTGCAAATCTTCGCAGACGACGACGTGGTTGCGCGCAACCAGCACACCGCAGAGCACATGGCCACGCTCGCTGCGCAGATAGGCGAACACAGCGCGGTGGCGGACGTGCGTCAGGCCGGCATGATCGTTGCGTTCGAACTCACCCAAGGTGGCGACAAACGCACGCCGTTTCCAGCGACGGCACGGGTTGGCCTGAAGGCGTATCGCGCTGCGTTGGAACGCGGCGTGGTGCTGCGCCCGCTCGGCGACGTGTTGTATTGGATGCCGCCGTACTGCGTGGACCAGACGCAACTTGCGCTGCTGGCCGCGACCACACGCCATGCCATCGAGCAGGCCGTTGCATGCGCCTGA